A genomic segment from Thermotoga neapolitana DSM 4359 encodes:
- a CDS encoding inorganic phosphate transporter, whose translation MLILVVAGVLGFIMAFSIGANDVANSMATAVGARAITVRQAALIAMFLEFLGAVMFGSHVSQTIVKGIVEIERIQPVELMYGSLSALIAASLWILIATNWGYPVSTTHSIVGGMLGFGIVAAGFDGINWKVFLFIVLSWIISPLLGGALSFVVFKLISFTIFHTKNPKRSSVFAVPFFISLAIFTMASLFVRKTLKQPLSESLILGLVLAVVTFISLHLIVKRLIRNSKNEYDVVENVFKRAQILTSCYVSFSHGANDVANAAGPIAAVMMVASTGVIPKTVEIPFLALALGGIGISMGVFFLGQKVMETVGEKITTLTNSRGFTVDFSTATTVLLASSLGLPVSTTHVVVGAVTGVGLARGLEVVNVGVLKNIVISWFLIVPTVAATSAGVYSILKLVLKF comes from the coding sequence GTGTTAATACTCGTTGTGGCTGGAGTTCTCGGATTCATAATGGCGTTCTCCATAGGAGCCAACGATGTTGCAAACTCCATGGCGACTGCTGTGGGTGCCAGAGCCATCACCGTAAGGCAAGCTGCTTTGATAGCCATGTTCCTTGAGTTTCTGGGGGCTGTGATGTTTGGATCTCATGTTTCGCAGACGATAGTGAAGGGAATCGTGGAGATCGAAAGGATACAACCGGTCGAACTCATGTACGGTTCTCTTTCGGCGCTGATAGCGGCTTCTCTGTGGATCCTGATCGCCACAAACTGGGGCTATCCCGTTTCCACGACGCACTCGATAGTTGGTGGCATGCTGGGATTTGGAATTGTAGCAGCGGGTTTCGATGGAATAAACTGGAAGGTGTTTCTCTTCATAGTCCTGTCCTGGATCATTTCTCCTCTCCTGGGTGGAGCACTGTCCTTTGTCGTTTTCAAACTGATCTCTTTCACCATATTTCACACAAAAAACCCGAAAAGATCCTCTGTTTTCGCCGTTCCCTTTTTCATATCTCTGGCCATCTTCACCATGGCATCCCTCTTTGTGAGGAAAACTCTGAAACAACCATTGTCTGAATCCTTGATCTTGGGATTGGTCCTCGCCGTAGTGACTTTTATCTCACTGCATTTGATCGTCAAGAGATTGATCCGAAACAGCAAGAACGAGTACGATGTGGTAGAAAATGTATTCAAACGTGCTCAGATTCTGACCTCTTGCTATGTTTCTTTTTCGCACGGTGCAAACGACGTGGCAAACGCTGCCGGTCCAATAGCCGCAGTCATGATGGTTGCATCAACGGGTGTTATCCCCAAAACCGTTGAAATTCCCTTTCTGGCACTTGCTTTGGGTGGAATCGGTATCTCCATGGGGGTTTTCTTCCTCGGGCAGAAGGTCATGGAAACGGTGGGTGAGAAGATAACCACCCTGACGAACTCAAGGGGATTCACCGTTGACTTTTCAACCGCAACGACGGTTCTTCTTGCGTCCTCACTGGGTCTTCCTGTTTCCACCACGCACGTGGTCGTGGGAGCGGTCACCGGTGTTGGATTGGCCAGAGGGCTTGAGGTTGTGAACGTCGGTGTTCTCAAGAACATAGTTATTTCCTGGTTTCTGATCGTTCCCACCGTCGCTGCGACCTCTGCGGGTGTGTATTCTATTTTGAAACTCGTGTTAAAATTCTAA
- a CDS encoding DUF47 domain-containing protein translates to MRFIEKMIPEESPIQLLVGLARRGETAVVLLKDAIQDYFEKKFGEGHLNRVIDLERDADQLKAKLKRIYQKIKYSYFEKDDFLYIVHKSDEILDIVRDVVIMLDMNRVDDVPEEVKDRFLELVDSVLSTIRETVEAVEQLKVLAETDFSPIEEEKERREVFDVSMEEREVDTISRDLGKKLYSLKNSMNPVDLIFLNKIARLVSKIADQGKDITKRINSAILK, encoded by the coding sequence ATGAGGTTCATAGAAAAGATGATACCTGAAGAATCTCCGATCCAGTTGCTCGTTGGTCTTGCTAGGCGTGGAGAAACAGCGGTGGTCCTGCTCAAGGATGCTATCCAGGACTATTTTGAAAAGAAGTTCGGTGAAGGACACCTCAACCGTGTCATCGATCTGGAGAGAGATGCTGACCAGTTGAAAGCGAAGCTGAAGAGAATTTACCAGAAGATCAAATACTCCTACTTCGAAAAGGATGATTTCCTCTACATAGTGCACAAATCGGACGAAATACTCGACATCGTGAGAGATGTGGTCATTATGCTCGACATGAACAGAGTTGATGATGTGCCAGAGGAAGTAAAAGACCGCTTCCTGGAACTTGTTGACAGTGTTCTCAGCACGATCAGAGAAACGGTGGAGGCTGTTGAGCAACTGAAGGTTCTGGCAGAAACGGATTTCTCCCCGATCGAAGAGGAGAAGGAAAGGAGGGAAGTGTTTGACGTCTCAATGGAGGAAAGAGAGGTGGACACCATCTCCAGAGATCTTGGAAAGAAACTCTACTCTTTGAAGAATTCCATGAATCCGGTCGATCTCATCTTTCTGAACAAGATAGCACGTCTTGTCTCGAAGATTGCGGACCAGGGAAAGGACATAACAAAGAGGATAAACTCTGCAATTTTGAAATAA
- a CDS encoding D-alanine--D-alanine ligase: MKIALLMGGTSREREVSLRSGERVKKALDALRYEYVVFDVGRNFLEEAPKLKEFDLVFNVLHGTFGEDGSLQSILDFLGVRYTGSDAFSSMLCFDKLLAYRFLKDFVKIPNFVEVKEHIDSSPVGYPCVVKPRREGSSIGVFICESDEEFQRALKEDLPLYGSVIVQEYIPGREMTVSIIETEEGFKVLPILELRPKRRKFYDYIAKYTEGETEFLLPAPLKPEEEQRVKETALRAFTEAGCRGFGRVDGIFFNGEFFFLEINTVPGLTELSDLPASAKAAGIEFEELIDIIIKSAFLKGE; this comes from the coding sequence ATGAAGATAGCACTTCTGATGGGGGGAACGTCAAGAGAAAGAGAAGTCTCACTGAGAAGCGGAGAAAGGGTAAAAAAAGCTCTTGATGCTCTGAGGTACGAATACGTCGTCTTCGACGTTGGCAGAAATTTCCTGGAAGAGGCTCCAAAGTTGAAGGAGTTCGACCTGGTGTTCAACGTGCTTCACGGAACGTTCGGAGAGGATGGTTCACTCCAGTCCATACTGGATTTCCTCGGGGTTCGGTACACGGGTTCTGATGCGTTCTCCAGCATGCTCTGCTTCGACAAACTTCTCGCCTACAGATTCCTGAAGGATTTTGTTAAGATACCGAATTTCGTCGAAGTCAAGGAACACATCGATTCATCTCCTGTTGGTTATCCCTGTGTGGTGAAGCCACGAAGAGAAGGTTCCAGTATCGGTGTTTTCATCTGTGAATCGGATGAGGAATTCCAGAGGGCGCTGAAAGAAGATCTACCGCTCTACGGCAGTGTGATCGTTCAGGAATACATCCCGGGGCGAGAAATGACGGTATCGATAATAGAGACCGAAGAAGGTTTCAAAGTTTTACCCATACTGGAACTGAGACCAAAGAGAAGGAAGTTCTATGATTACATCGCGAAGTACACAGAAGGTGAAACGGAATTTCTGCTGCCAGCCCCGCTGAAACCAGAAGAAGAACAGCGAGTGAAAGAAACTGCCCTCAGGGCATTCACTGAAGCAGGCTGCAGGGGCTTTGGACGTGTGGATGGAATCTTCTTCAACGGAGAGTTTTTCTTTCTCGAGATAAACACAGTCCCGGGACTCACCGAACTCAGCGACCTTCCCGCGAGTGCAAAGGCAGCTGGCATCGAATTTGAGGAGTTGATAGATATAATCATAAAGAGTGCCTTTTTGAAAGGAGAGTGA